A genomic region of Acidobacteriota bacterium contains the following coding sequences:
- a CDS encoding zf-HC2 domain-containing protein, which translates to MNCVDFQDLLSDYLDGALDARVRAECAGHRLICRECRELYTDVRETVQMMGSLAFVEGEAAELTGLETRILAATTAGEMLSCGEFDRLIERYFDGVMLAPDHQAFQAHFEHCHKCRRLMAGIEEAIEMCREVKELEVEMPSTLPERIVSATVGQQTKTFWSQFGGFGLLGTVAARVFAPQWAAAWLILASILLLVSVRFGSFESFASHANGRAGRLLSEFNQTSEQARNSLARASFQLGHVLSTEQPKPSAPEPSPNPLQPATTVTEQAPQAAPSPKLQKAVRYEQR; encoded by the coding sequence ATGAATTGCGTAGATTTCCAAGATTTACTTTCTGATTATCTCGACGGCGCGCTTGATGCGCGGGTGCGGGCCGAATGCGCGGGGCATCGGCTGATTTGCCGCGAGTGCCGCGAGTTGTACACCGATGTCCGTGAGACGGTGCAGATGATGGGCAGTTTGGCGTTTGTCGAAGGCGAAGCGGCCGAGTTGACGGGACTGGAAACCCGCATCCTGGCGGCCACCACGGCGGGCGAGATGCTCAGTTGCGGCGAATTCGACCGGCTCATCGAACGTTACTTTGACGGCGTGATGCTCGCGCCCGATCATCAGGCCTTCCAGGCGCATTTTGAACATTGCCACAAATGCCGCCGTCTGATGGCGGGCATCGAAGAAGCCATTGAGATGTGCCGCGAAGTCAAAGAACTGGAAGTCGAGATGCCCAGCACTTTGCCCGAGCGGATTGTCTCGGCCACGGTCGGCCAACAAACCAAAACTTTCTGGTCACAATTCGGCGGCTTCGGTTTGCTGGGGACAGTTGCCGCGCGCGTGTTTGCGCCGCAATGGGCCGCCGCATGGTTGATTCTGGCGTCCATTCTCTTGTTGGTTTCCGTGCGCTTTGGCAGCTTTGAAAGTTTCGCCTCTCATGCCAACGGGCGTGCCGGACGGCTGCTCAGTGAATTCAACCAAACCAGCGAACAGGCGCGAAATAGTTTGGCGCGGGCTTCGTTTCAATTGGGCCATGTGCTTTCGACCGAACAGCCCAAACCGTCCGCGCCCGAACCGTCTCCGAACCCCTTGCAACCTGCCACGACGGTTACCGAACAAGCGCCGCAGGCTGCCCCATCACCCAAATTGCAAAAGGCTGTGCGATACGAGCAGCGTTGA
- a CDS encoding sigma-70 family RNA polymerase sigma factor translates to MNISDAELVRRCRAGDSAAWEQVVHDYSRRVYNLAYRFTGRHEAAEDLTQEVFVRVYRSLEQYDPLAGDLANWLMRLARNLVIDDYRRRGRTPTDLGDDLEDHSYHLESRHDAPDRGVERGERAKQVHAAIAKLQPDLRECVILRDIEELTYQEIVDILRIPIGTVKSRINRGRIELAKILRRMKVVETL, encoded by the coding sequence GTGAACATCTCGGATGCAGAATTAGTGCGCCGTTGCCGTGCGGGCGACAGCGCCGCATGGGAACAGGTCGTACACGATTACTCCCGGCGCGTTTACAACCTGGCCTATCGCTTTACGGGCCGCCACGAAGCCGCTGAGGATTTGACCCAGGAAGTCTTCGTGCGCGTCTACCGTTCCCTCGAACAGTACGACCCGCTGGCCGGCGATCTGGCAAATTGGCTGATGCGGCTGGCCCGCAACCTGGTCATTGACGATTACCGCCGCCGGGGGCGCACGCCCACCGATCTCGGCGATGATCTCGAAGACCATTCCTATCACTTGGAAAGCCGTCACGACGCCCCAGATCGCGGCGTCGAACGCGGCGAACGCGCCAAACAGGTGCACGCGGCGATTGCCAAGTTGCAACCCGATTTGCGCGAATGCGTGATCTTGCGCGACATCGAAGAACTGACTTACCAAGAGATCGTAGACATCCTGCGCATCCCCATCGGCACGGTCAAATCGCGCATCAATCGCGGGCGCATCGAACTGGCGAAGATTTTACGACGGATGAAAGTCGTCGAAACGCTCTAA
- a CDS encoding SPOR domain-containing protein, producing the protein MNKFRIIFPMLLLSAYCLTGWAQARLFTVQTASMPTEAEAQAELTKLAAAGLKGHLVKATVPGKGTRYRVRFGRYSNQEEAKQQAELALKRGGIKEYIITLYETPTETHRETPVTAEKPESARPTRPEPAKPAKPAKPAKNDKELALNADKPPAKVLPNPSEKTAGAPNSGKPSAEVKTNPAQTQITAAHDPKTTPLVETKPVEPTKPPDPKNEPKTEPKGEPEPTGGRATNAEKEAEKVAAAARIAGPPITDALGEMDITNHNWKIVRKTTATDKNLRAIYFVDSMTGWAAGDAGAVYRTTDGGKTWKPLLSAAAANITQIQFVDWNNGWMLGEINRRDDGEPETIVLSTTNGGRSWQKKSLPNILSVFFTDTQHGWAVGKNATILRTEDGGNEWKPYTDLEKVIGLPVESSNYNFGFRDIYFLNSQQGWLIGNFYGRAKSHIGGIFVTSDGGTSWKRLALTVQTQHSSGRFTPGVFHSVRFSDQQTGSVTGEMMDGEGRFFFALHTRDGGKNWEQYRTPSRAAHSTQFLTPGIGWTAAAAPREGGADAVVYDTTLMRTDNGGASWQYDFVARGNRIRGVYFLSTHKGWAVGDRGMILRYEEKVKTN; encoded by the coding sequence ATGAATAAGTTCCGCATCATTTTCCCCATGTTGCTCTTGTCTGCATACTGTTTGACAGGCTGGGCGCAAGCACGTCTTTTCACCGTGCAAACCGCTTCGATGCCCACCGAAGCGGAAGCCCAGGCAGAACTGACCAAACTCGCCGCCGCCGGACTCAAGGGCCATTTGGTCAAAGCCACCGTCCCTGGCAAAGGCACGCGTTACCGTGTGCGTTTCGGACGCTACAGTAATCAGGAAGAGGCGAAGCAACAGGCCGAACTCGCGCTCAAACGTGGCGGGATCAAGGAATACATCATCACGTTGTATGAGACGCCCACAGAAACCCACCGCGAAACGCCGGTCACTGCGGAAAAGCCTGAATCAGCCAGGCCAACCAGACCTGAGCCTGCCAAGCCTGCCAAGCCTGCCAAGCCTGCCAAAAATGATAAAGAACTCGCGTTGAATGCGGACAAGCCGCCCGCAAAAGTGCTGCCGAATCCGTCTGAAAAAACCGCTGGTGCACCTAATTCCGGCAAGCCGTCAGCCGAAGTAAAAACCAATCCGGCCCAAACACAAATAACGGCGGCGCACGATCCCAAAACTACGCCGCTGGTTGAAACGAAACCTGTCGAACCAACCAAGCCCCCGGATCCAAAGAACGAGCCCAAGACTGAACCGAAAGGGGAACCGGAGCCGACAGGTGGCAGAGCGACCAATGCGGAGAAAGAGGCGGAGAAAGTCGCGGCGGCCGCACGCATTGCCGGCCCGCCTATCACCGACGCGCTGGGTGAAATGGACATCACCAACCACAATTGGAAAATCGTGCGCAAGACCACGGCGACGGACAAAAACCTGCGGGCGATCTACTTTGTGGATTCGATGACCGGCTGGGCGGCGGGCGACGCGGGCGCGGTGTATCGCACGACCGATGGCGGCAAAACCTGGAAGCCTTTGTTGAGCGCCGCCGCCGCCAACATCACGCAGATTCAATTTGTGGATTGGAACAACGGCTGGATGCTCGGCGAGATCAACCGGCGCGATGATGGCGAACCCGAAACCATCGTCCTGAGCACCACCAATGGCGGACGTTCCTGGCAAAAGAAATCCCTGCCCAACATCTTAAGCGTTTTCTTTACCGATACGCAGCATGGCTGGGCGGTTGGGAAAAACGCCACGATTTTAAGGACGGAGGACGGGGGCAATGAATGGAAACCCTATACGGATTTAGAAAAAGTGATCGGATTACCGGTAGAATCGTCCAATTACAACTTTGGTTTCCGTGACATCTATTTTCTGAACTCGCAACAAGGCTGGTTGATCGGCAATTTTTATGGCCGGGCCAAAAGCCACATCGGTGGCATCTTCGTCACCAGCGACGGCGGCACGAGTTGGAAGCGCTTAGCCCTGACAGTGCAAACCCAGCATAGTTCGGGCCGTTTTACGCCCGGCGTTTTTCATTCCGTGCGCTTCAGCGATCAGCAGACGGGCAGCGTCACCGGGGAAATGATGGACGGCGAGGGGCGTTTCTTTTTCGCGCTGCACACGCGCGATGGCGGCAAGAATTGGGAACAATACCGCACGCCCAGCCGGGCCGCGCACAGCACCCAATTCCTCACGCCGGGCATCGGCTGGACGGCGGCGGCGGCTCCGCGCGAAGGCGGCGCCGATGCGGTGGTTTACGATACGACGCTGATGCGCACGGATAACGGCGGGGCCTCGTGGCAATATGATTTCGTGGCGCGCGGCAACCGCATTCGCGGCGTCTACTTTTTATCCACGCACAAAGGTTGGGCGGTGGGTGATCGCGGGATGATTCTGCGCTACGAAGAGAAGGTGAAAACGAATTAG
- a CDS encoding VWA domain-containing protein, whose protein sequence is MLQPSPIRLALLFCLGTCLAALPPAAAQQTPQSPPTTKPAPQNKDNRSDSKDKQKKPPNRADSKADQPTDKDDVGIKINTDLVSLDVSVIDQNNTPVFNLDKDVFAVFEDKVKQQIDSVSREEVALSFGLVIDTSGSMRSKLQIVTDAGLGIIKTMRQDDEAFVAQFKAEPELVTDFTHDKRELEEALGELYTSSGTALLDAIIATGDYAHEKGKQRRKAIIVITDGVEKNSAVKEKEVLDAIKEDEVQVYLVGFVDEDDSGGIFGKSGAKKAKDLLQRIADDSGGRAFFPKDVSEMGEIAKQIAKDLRTQYVLSYYPSNDKRDGSFRSVKVQVAPKDNRKLIARTRQGYYAKNEKGETVQGSNRKTRGSNP, encoded by the coding sequence ATGCTGCAACCATCGCCAATTCGTCTCGCTTTGCTTTTTTGTTTGGGCACCTGTCTGGCCGCCTTACCGCCAGCCGCCGCGCAACAAACTCCGCAATCGCCTCCCACGACCAAACCCGCGCCCCAGAACAAAGACAACCGGTCGGACAGCAAAGACAAACAGAAAAAACCGCCCAATCGGGCCGATTCCAAAGCTGACCAGCCGACTGACAAGGATGATGTCGGCATCAAAATTAATACCGATTTGGTCTCGCTCGACGTGAGCGTGATTGACCAGAACAATACGCCGGTCTTCAATCTCGACAAAGACGTCTTCGCCGTTTTTGAAGACAAGGTCAAACAACAAATTGATAGCGTTAGCCGTGAAGAAGTGGCGCTCAGTTTCGGCTTGGTGATTGATACTTCCGGCAGTATGCGTTCCAAGCTGCAAATCGTCACCGATGCCGGGCTAGGTATCATCAAAACCATGCGGCAGGATGACGAAGCCTTCGTCGCGCAATTCAAAGCCGAGCCGGAACTCGTGACCGACTTCACCCACGACAAGCGCGAATTGGAAGAGGCGCTGGGCGAACTTTACACCAGCAGCGGCACAGCCTTGCTCGACGCCATCATCGCCACCGGCGACTATGCGCACGAGAAAGGGAAGCAGCGCCGCAAGGCCATCATCGTCATCACCGACGGTGTCGAAAAGAACAGCGCCGTCAAAGAAAAAGAAGTGCTCGACGCGATCAAGGAAGACGAAGTGCAGGTTTACCTGGTTGGCTTTGTGGACGAAGACGATAGCGGCGGTATCTTCGGCAAATCCGGCGCGAAGAAGGCCAAAGATTTGTTGCAACGCATCGCCGATGATTCGGGCGGGCGGGCCTTTTTCCCCAAAGATGTCAGTGAGATGGGCGAGATTGCCAAACAAATTGCCAAAGACCTGCGCACGCAATATGTCCTCAGTTACTACCCCTCGAATGACAAACGCGACGGCTCATTCCGCTCCGTCAAAGTTCAAGTCGCACCCAAGGACAATCGCAAACTGATCGCGCGCACGCGCCAGGGCTATTACGCCAAGAATGAAAAGGGCGAAACGGTGCAAGGCAGCAATCGGAAAACGCGCGGCAGCAACCCCTAA
- a CDS encoding class I SAM-dependent methyltransferase has protein sequence MGNPPIRNSTTRFSDRVDNYVKYRPGYPPGVLEFLAAEVRLTSNAVIADLGSGTGFSAKLFLDNGNVVYGIEPNPEMRVAAEAFLRGYPNFRSLAGTAEATTLPADSADFVVAAQAFHWFDVAAASTEAKRILKLAGSGILLWNDRLTAGTPFLEAYEDLLLRFGTDYAQVNHRNVQAIDRQAITQFFGHADWRLHTLPNVQLFDYEGLQGRLLSSSYAPLAGHPNYEPMLQRLREIFAEYQEQGTVRFAYETQVYFGALR, from the coding sequence ATGGGCAATCCTCCAATCCGAAATTCGACCACGCGCTTTTCCGATCGCGTGGATAACTACGTCAAATACCGGCCCGGCTATCCGCCCGGTGTGCTCGAATTTTTGGCTGCCGAAGTCCGGCTCACATCCAACGCGGTGATCGCTGATCTTGGTTCCGGCACGGGCTTTTCGGCCAAGCTGTTTTTGGACAATGGCAACGTCGTTTATGGCATCGAGCCGAACCCTGAAATGCGCGTCGCCGCCGAAGCCTTTTTGCGCGGCTATCCAAACTTCCGCAGCCTCGCGGGCACTGCCGAAGCCACCACGCTGCCGGCTGACAGTGCCGATTTCGTGGTCGCCGCCCAGGCCTTTCACTGGTTCGATGTCGCGGCAGCCAGCACCGAAGCCAAACGCATTTTGAAGCTGGCTGGCTCCGGCATCCTGTTATGGAACGACCGCCTCACCGCAGGCACACCGTTTTTAGAAGCCTACGAAGACCTCCTACTGCGCTTCGGCACCGATTACGCCCAAGTCAATCATCGCAATGTCCAGGCCATTGACCGACAGGCCATCACCCAGTTTTTCGGCCATGCGGATTGGCGCTTGCACACTTTGCCGAATGTGCAGTTGTTTGATTATGAAGGGTTGCAGGGACGCTTACTTTCTAGTTCCTATGCGCCGTTGGCTGGGCATCCGAATTACGAGCCGATGTTGCAACGCTTGCGCGAGATTTTTGCCGAATATCAGGAGCAGGGCACGGTGCGCTTTGCATACGAGACGCAAGTCTATTTTGGCGCGCTGCGGTGA